The DNA window GGGGCGGCACACGAATTTGCGATAATAAAATTTGCCATGGTAAAACAGTAGGGGTATCCCCCATACCTGCAGTAATTTCAGGTGAGAAGAAAAATAATATAGATGTATATTTCATCCCGGATAGTACTGAAGGTGAAGGGGTTGTTCACCTTCGTGTATGGAATGAAGACAATCCTTCAAATAGTGATACATTGGTTTTTACTGCCAAAGCGGAAGGCTATAATATAGAAACTTCCACTGAAGATAAGATTTCAGACAATCCGAAAATCAAAGTTTACCCCAATCCGGCAAGGGACTTTATTTACCTGAGAGATTTGCCCTATAATAAAGATGTAAATGTTGAAGTCTATAATATTCTCGGAAGGAAAATGCTGAGTGAATCTTTTAACTCCGGTTCTTCTGCTACAGAACAGCGCATTGACATCAACGATTTGCAGAAAGGCATTTACCTTGTGCGTGTTTTTGACGATCAAATGAATATTATAGCTACACACTCTATTTCTAAAGTGAAGTAATCAGCTTTTTTTATTTTTTGGTGAATTCCGACCAATCGTTATTTCATTAAAGCCTTGATTTTATCTTCCAGAATAAACTCATCACCGGGTTTATAGCCGGAATGTACGGATACAATCTTACCTTTTTGATCGGTCAAAACGGTATAAGGGGGCATTTGAAAATTTAAGGCTCTTTGCAAATCCCTGTTGGTATCCAATAGAATGATGTATTCCCATCCACTGCCATTTACCATTGATTTTACTTTGCCCGTATTTCGTGAATCATCAATTGAAACAGCAACAAGCTCCATATCGTAATCTTCCTGCCAGTAATCGTAAATCTCCGCAATACTGTTCAGTTCTTGCTTGCACGGGCCACACCAGGTTGCCCAAAAATTGACTACAGTGACTTTTCCTTTGCCGACATAATCTCTGATATTGACACTTTCACCTGTCAGGGTTTTGAGTTCAATGCTGGGCAACTCCTTTTCAGTAAAAGCTTCTTTTACCTGGGCTTTCACTGAAATGCCAAAAATAAAAAGAAAATAAATTAGTATGAAAATCGGCTTCATAAATTTCTGTTTTTTGATTTACAGCTCAAACTGCTGATTTTATTGATATAAAATCACAACTTTGCGATTTATATTTCCGGGCATTCCTCTGCTAACTTAAGAATTTAATGAGACATTCAGTCTTTTTAACAATTATGATTCTTCTCTCCCTACCTGATCTATTTGGGCAGGGCAGTTTTTTTGGCGGCTTGCAAATGAACAATTACTTCTACATCTATGATAGGGATATTATTCAAACAGGCATACCACAATATGAAAACCTGAAGTCCTCAACAGACAGCTGGCTCAATTTAAATTACAATAACAATGATTTTAACCTGGATGCAGGACTACGGCTGGATCTGTATTTGAACTCAAACTTGCACAACAGAACTTCGGCATATTCTGCACAGGGCATTGGTACTTTTTATATCAGAAAGCGCATTCCGGCAGCAAACATGGAGATTACAGGGGGCTATTTTTACGATCAGTTTGGAAGTGGCATTGTTTTTCGCGCATACGAAGATCGAGCACTTGGAATAGACAATGCAATACTTGGTGTGCATGTGAAATATAATCCAGTAGAATACTTGAGAATCAAAGCATTTGCCGGAGTGCAAAAAAACAGATTGGATTTGCACAGGCCTGTAATAAAAGGTGTAAATTTTGAATCGGACTTTTTTATTAAAAAGAAAGTCCAACTTATTCCCGGTGCCTCACTTGTGAACCGAACTATCGATCAGGAAACTATGAATGTGATAGTCTCTGAGATTGAATTGTATCCTGAGGAAGAACGCTTCGTGCCCAAGTACAATGCTTTTGCCTATAATATTTACAATACACTGAATGTCGGAAATTTTGCATGGTATGTGGAATATGCTGGAAAAACTTCTGAAGCTATTCGCGATTTGGATGATCAGTTGAAAAACAGAATGGGACATGTGTTTATGTCATCATTGAATTATTCCCTGAAAGGTTTTGGTGCTTCGCTGCAATTTAGAAGAACAGAAGACTTTCAGTTTAGAACCAGCCCGAATGAACGATTACTTGAAGGAATGGTAAGTTTTATGCCACCCATCAGTCGTCAGAATTCAGTTCGTTTGGCAGCGCGCTATAATGCTGCTCCACAGGAAATTAGTGAAATGGGTACCAGCCTGGATATTACTTTCAAACCTTTCAAAAAACTGATTGTGACATTAAACTATTCTGAAATTGGGGGGCTCAACAAACAATTTATAGCAGATGCCAATCCTTATTTTAGGGAAGTTTATGCCGATTTTAATTTTAGAATCTCAAGGAAAATAAAGCTTGACCTGGGCTATCAAATCCTGCGCTACGATCAGAAATTTTATGAAGGAGAGGCTTATACACCGGATTCGCGTGCAGTAATGGCACATACTTATTTCTCAGAACTGGTTTACAGGATCAACCGCAAACATTCGCTGCGTATAGAATTGCAACAAACCTTTACTGATGAGGATTACGGCAAATGGATTTACGGCTTGATTGAATACAATCTGGCACCCTGGTTTTCACTTTCTGTTTCAGATATGTACAATTATGCACCCAATGAAGGACGTGTAGATAAAGCCATTCACTATTATTCTGCCTTTGCAGGTTTTACTTACAAGGCTAATGTTTTTAATTTAGCTTATGTGCGACAGGTAGAAGGAATTGTTTGCACAGGAGGCGTATGCAGATACGAGCCAGCTTTTAACGGTGTGCAGTTTAGCATTAATACCACTTTCTAAAACGAGGAAATGTACTTTAAAAAATCAGGGATTTTCTTTTTGCTTATCGGAGTTTTCTTTTCCTGCGAAGAAATCGGGCCTGAAATTCGTTTGACAGATCCCGAAGTTTCTGTTGAATTGGTAGATACAAGCTATTTGCTCACTACAATACCCGCTGCGCAAGAAAAAAGAGTGCTTATAGAAGACTTTACGGGTGTAAAATGTATTAATTGTCCCAAAGGGCATGATATGGTTGATGATTTGCGAGCAGCTTATCCGGGAAAAGCAATTCCAGTGGCCATGCACAGTAATTTTTTGGCAAATCCCTATGCCGGAGATCAGGATTTACGAAGCCCAGAGGCACAATCATTAGATCAAAGACTGGGTCCCACAATTGCAAAACCTACCGGTGCTGTAAATAGAGTAGAAGTTAATGGAGAGCAGCTTTTTTTCATCAATGAATGGGCGCAAATATGTAGTGATGAAATTGCAAAAAACAACATAATAAATGTGCATCTGGAAAATACGGCAACAGAAACTGAGCAGGTATTGGTAAAAGTGCGGCTTGAATTTTTAGAGGAAATTCAAGAAGCCCTCTCTATTTCTGTATTTTTGCTGGAAAACGATATCGAAGTTACACAGCTTACACCCGATGGAGAAGATGAAGCGTATATTCACAACCATGTGCTCAGAAGAACTTTAACGCCATTTGCAGGGTCAAGTCTTGAACTTACTGTATTTGAGGCCGGAAGGGTTATAGAGAAAGAATTTGAACTGATCACTTTTGAAGAAAGCTGGAATCCTCAAAATTTTGAAGTCGTTGCATTTGTTCATCAGTCTGACGGTAATCTAACAGTTTATCAGTCGGCTGTCTTAAAGCTATAATTAAAAAAGTAAATGAAAGTATCATACAACTGTTTAAAGGAATTAGTAGATTTTGAGCTTGAACCTGAAGCACTGGCAGAGGTATTGACAGATACCGGCCTTGAAGTTGAGGGAATAGAAGAATACAATGGCCCCGGAAATGGCATGGAAGGGTTACTTGTTGCAGAAGTAAAAAGTCTTAAATCACACCCTGATGCAGATCGCCTGAAAATTGCAGAGGTGAATGATGGCTCAGGCAAATTACTGCAAGTAGTTTGCGGTGCACCTAATATTGCAGAAGGACAAAAGGTTGTTTTAGCCCCTGTTAACAGTACGCTTTATCCCGAAAAAGGCGAACCCTTTAAAATTAAAAAATCCAAAATCAGAGGAATGGAATCCTTCGGGATGATCTGTGCAGAAGATGAAATTGGCCTGGGGATTAATCACGATGGAATAATGGTTTTAGATAAAAGTGCAAAGGTAGGGCAGCCTTTTTCCAAATACCTCGGTATCCAAAAAGACACTATTCTTGAAATAGGACTTACACCTAATCGCTCAGATGCCATTGGCCATATTGGTGTAGCCCGTGATATTGCCGCTGCACTTACTTTTCAGGAAGAAAAAGAATATGAGCTCAAATGGCCGGCAAGTTTCCTGGAACTGGAATTAGACAACAAAAACTGCCCGGTTCAGGTAGCGGTAAAAGACCCAAAAGCATGTCCCCGATACAGTGGTGTGGTAATTGAAAACATTAAAGTGGAGCCTTCTCCATTTTGGTTGCGCGAAAGATTACTGGCTTTGGGTGTACGCCCAATCAATAACATTGTAGATATTACCAATCTGGTTTTGCACGAATTTGGCCAACCACTCCACGCTTTTGATTTAAAAGCAATTAAAGGCTCAAAAATTGTGGTACAAAAATTAAAAAAGGGCAGTAAATTCATCACATTGGATGAAGCAGAGCGCAAACTGCACGAGGATGATCTGATGATTTGCAATGCCAAAGAGCCTATGTGTATGGCAGGTGTTTTTGGCGGAATAAATTCAGGTGTAAAAGCTGAAACAACTGCTATATTTCTCGAAAGTGCCCATTTCGAAGCCATTGGAATAAGAAAGACTGCCAATCGTCATTTATTGCGTACCGATGCAGCTCAGAAATACGAAAAATCAACAGATCCAGAAATCACCATAAAAGCTTTGGGACGTGCTGTGCAACTAATTACTGAAACAACAGGGGCACAGGTAAATGGTACTGCCTGTGATTATTATCCCAAGAAAATTAAACGAGCAAGTGTTGATCTGAAATTCTCTTATCTGGACAAACTTTGTGGCATAAGTATTGACAGAAAACACATTCATACCATATTGGACAAACTTGACATTGAAATTGTACTTGAAAAAAAAGATACACTGAACCTGAGTGTCCCCACTTACCGGGCAGATGTGAAAAGACCGGCAGATGTAGTAGAAGAAATTATCCGTATCTACGGGCTCAACAATATTCCCGTTTCTGAAAAAATGCAGATGAATCTATCTTTTTCTGAAAAGCCCGATATTGAAAGTTTCAGAAGAAAAACAAGTGAATTTTTGGCGGGAAAAGGATTCTCTGAAATGGTGAACAATTCCATTACCCAATCGGCTTATTATGAGAAAGCCAAAAGCCCTGAGCGCAAACAACTGGTGAAACTGCTGAAACCTTCCAACAGTGAACTGGACACTTTGAGGAGCAATATGCTATTTCCTGTTTTGGAACGTATGGCATTTAATCTGAACAGAAAAAACAGTCGGCTTAAGTTTTTTGAATTTGGGCATACTTATTTGCAAAAAGAAAAGCTGGCTTTTGCTGAAGAGGCACATTTAATATTAGCGACCACCGGTAATATTTATGATGAAAGCTGGATGCAGGATGAATTAAAAACTGATTTGTATTTTTTAAAACCGATTGTAGCATATATTCTGAGTTATCTTCCCCAGGAATTTAAAGTGAAGCCATTGGAAAACAATCCTTATTACAATAGTGGACTGGATTATCTTATTGAGGGCAAATCAATTGCGCAACTGGCTGTTGTTGACAATGAATTGGCAGAACAGCTATTTGATATTGATACAGAGGTGACAGTTGCCGATATCAACTGGACTTTGCTTTGTGAAAAGCTTGGAGAAACTAAAATTCGCTTTAAAGAATTGCCAAGGTATCCCTCAGTGCGCAGAGATTTGGCTTTGCTGCTTGATAAGGAAGTACATTTTGCAGATATTGAAAAAATTGCCAGAGAAGAAGGTAAACAACTTTTAAAAGCAGTAAATTTATTTGACATTTATGCAGATAAAAAACTGGGAAGCGGCAAGAAATCATATGCAGTGAGCTTTGTTTTCCAGGATAAGGATAAAACACTTACAGATAAAGCCATTGATAAAACGATGACCAAACTGATAAAGCGTTATGAGACTGAACTTTCAGCACAGTTAAGAACTTAATTTATGAATCAGGATTCCGAAATACGTCTAAAGGCATTGCGTGGCAAAATTTCTGATTTTGCAGAAAAATACAAAGAAAAAGAGCTTCGTATCCATGCGCTTGAAAAAGAAAACCTTAATTTAAAGGCCGAATTGAAAAACAAGTTGGAATTCATTGCTGAAATGGAGGAGAAATTGAAAGTTGTGAAGCTTGCAGGGCAAGTAAGAGGAGAAGAAAAAGATAATTCGGCAAACAATATGCTTAAAAATAAGTTGAACGAATATATTAAAGAGATTGATAAATGTGTTGCCTTATTGAACAATTAAGGTAGATGGAAAATAAAGACTTAATCAATATAAATCTGTTAATTGCAGACCGCCCCTATCCCTTGAAAATAAAACCCGAGGAGGAGGAAATGGTCAGGAAAGTAGCGAAAGAGATCAATGAAAAAGTAAAACAATTTCAAAATCGCTACGCGGCAAAAGACAAACAAGATTACCTGGCCATGTGTGCCTTGATGATGGGCGTGGAAAAAGCTTCCAATGCTAAAAACAAGGATAGTCTGGGTACTGAAGTAGCGGAAACAATAGATGATATTGAGTCTTTAATAAACAGCTTGTAAGGCTGTTCCTTCCCTTAAGCCTATTGGGCAATACGATTTTTTATTACTGTATTAAAAAATAGAGAAAATTATGACGTGGATAATTACAATAGTCGTGGGACTTGTTGCGCTTGCAGCAGGTTTTTTTATTGGCAAAGCACTTTCGCAAAGTAAAGCCAGGATAGAAGAAGAGCAAGCTAAAATCAACGCACAAAGAATTACAGAAGAAGCCAAAAAAGATGCAGAAAATATTCTCAAAGACAAGCAACTTGAAGCCAAAGAAAAATTCTTTCAGAAAAAAGAGGAATATGACAAATACCGCCAGGAGAAATCTAGGAAATTAGAAGACCGCGAGCGCAATCTCAAGCAAAAAGAAGATCAGGTGCGGAATCTGCGCGAAGAGCTAAAGCGCGATAAAGCTGCTTCAGACAAAATTAAAGAAAGCCTTAGCCAGCAATTGGAATTGGTCAATATTAAAAGAGAGGAGCTTGAAAAATCACAGGGTGAAACCATCAAAAGACTGGAACAACTTTCAAAACTTTCGGCAGATGAAGCTCGCGAAAAAATGATGGAAGTCATCAAAGAAGAGGCGCGCTCTAAATCCATCAGTGTAGAAAAAGACATAGTGGATGAAGCTAAGCTAAAAGCTAAAAAAGAAGCCAAACGCATTGTGCTGCAAACCATTCAAAGAACAGCTGCAGAGCAAACCATTGAAAATTGCGTTTCGGTGTTCAATCTCAAATCAGACGATCAGAAAGGACAGATAATCGGTCGTGAAGGTAGAAATATCCGTGCACTGGAATCAGTTACCGGAGTTGAAATTATAGTGGATGATACACCCGAGGCCATAATTATTTCGGGATATAACCCTATCAATAGAGAAGTAGCCCGGCTCTCGCTTCAGAAACTGGTGGCAGACGGAAGAATTCACCCGGCACGTATTGAAGAAGTGGTAGGCAAAACCAAAAAATTATTAGACGAACAAATCCTTGAAATAGGAGAGCGAACAGTTATTGAAATGGGTATTAACGGCCTGCATCCTGAGCTGGTTAAGCAAATAGGAAGAATGCGTTTTCGTTCTTCTTACGGACAAAACCTCTTGCAACACTCTCGCGAAGTCGCTAACCTTTGTGCGACTATGGCGGCAGAACTCGGGCTTGATGCTAAGAAGGCAAAAAGAGCCGGAATGCTGCACGATATAGGTAAGGTGCCAACAGAAGAATCTGAATTGTCACATGCCCTGCTGGGAATGAAATGGTGTGAGAAATATGGTGAACACCCTGAAGTTTGCAATGCTGTGGGAGCACACCACGATGAAGTAGAAATGACCGGATTGCTATCGCCTATTATCCAAGCTTGTGATGCTATTTCTGGTGCACGTCCTGGAGCGCGAAGAGAAATCATGGAAAGCTATATCCAAAGAATCAAAGACCTGGAGAACCTGGCGAAAAGCTATGATGGCGTACAGAATGCATATGCCATACAGGCGGGAAGAGAACTTCGCGTGATTCTTTCTAGCGATTTAATGGATGATAAAAGTGCAGATTTGCTGGCCTATGAGATAGCACAAAAAATCCAAGACGAAATGGTTTACCCTGGCCAAATCAAGATCACTGTGATTCGTGAGAAACGAGCAGTGGGCTATGCGAAATAGAATGCTGAAATATGCCTGAAGAAAAACCCCGCTGCGAATGGTGCCTGAAAGACCAACTTTATCGCGATTACCACGATAAAGAATGGGGCATTCCCCAGTACGACAACAAAAAGCTTTTTGAACTCCTAATTCTTGAAGGTGCACAAGCGGGGCTAAGTTGGCATACTGTATTGAAAAAAAGAGAAAGCTACCGCCAGGC is part of the Chitinophagales bacterium genome and encodes:
- a CDS encoding cell division protein ZapA: MENKDLININLLIADRPYPLKIKPEEEEMVRKVAKEINEKVKQFQNRYAAKDKQDYLAMCALMMGVEKASNAKNKDSLGTEVAETIDDIESLINSL
- a CDS encoding Omp28-related outer membrane protein, which codes for MYFKKSGIFFLLIGVFFSCEEIGPEIRLTDPEVSVELVDTSYLLTTIPAAQEKRVLIEDFTGVKCINCPKGHDMVDDLRAAYPGKAIPVAMHSNFLANPYAGDQDLRSPEAQSLDQRLGPTIAKPTGAVNRVEVNGEQLFFINEWAQICSDEIAKNNIINVHLENTATETEQVLVKVRLEFLEEIQEALSISVFLLENDIEVTQLTPDGEDEAYIHNHVLRRTLTPFAGSSLELTVFEAGRVIEKEFELITFEESWNPQNFEVVAFVHQSDGNLTVYQSAVLKL
- a CDS encoding DUF6029 family protein; this encodes MILLSLPDLFGQGSFFGGLQMNNYFYIYDRDIIQTGIPQYENLKSSTDSWLNLNYNNNDFNLDAGLRLDLYLNSNLHNRTSAYSAQGIGTFYIRKRIPAANMEITGGYFYDQFGSGIVFRAYEDRALGIDNAILGVHVKYNPVEYLRIKAFAGVQKNRLDLHRPVIKGVNFESDFFIKKKVQLIPGASLVNRTIDQETMNVIVSEIELYPEEERFVPKYNAFAYNIYNTLNVGNFAWYVEYAGKTSEAIRDLDDQLKNRMGHVFMSSLNYSLKGFGASLQFRRTEDFQFRTSPNERLLEGMVSFMPPISRQNSVRLAARYNAAPQEISEMGTSLDITFKPFKKLIVTLNYSEIGGLNKQFIADANPYFREVYADFNFRISRKIKLDLGYQILRYDQKFYEGEAYTPDSRAVMAHTYFSELVYRINRKHSLRIELQQTFTDEDYGKWIYGLIEYNLAPWFSLSVSDMYNYAPNEGRVDKAIHYYSAFAGFTYKANVFNLAYVRQVEGIVCTGGVCRYEPAFNGVQFSINTTF
- the pheT gene encoding phenylalanine--tRNA ligase subunit beta, which codes for MKVSYNCLKELVDFELEPEALAEVLTDTGLEVEGIEEYNGPGNGMEGLLVAEVKSLKSHPDADRLKIAEVNDGSGKLLQVVCGAPNIAEGQKVVLAPVNSTLYPEKGEPFKIKKSKIRGMESFGMICAEDEIGLGINHDGIMVLDKSAKVGQPFSKYLGIQKDTILEIGLTPNRSDAIGHIGVARDIAAALTFQEEKEYELKWPASFLELELDNKNCPVQVAVKDPKACPRYSGVVIENIKVEPSPFWLRERLLALGVRPINNIVDITNLVLHEFGQPLHAFDLKAIKGSKIVVQKLKKGSKFITLDEAERKLHEDDLMICNAKEPMCMAGVFGGINSGVKAETTAIFLESAHFEAIGIRKTANRHLLRTDAAQKYEKSTDPEITIKALGRAVQLITETTGAQVNGTACDYYPKKIKRASVDLKFSYLDKLCGISIDRKHIHTILDKLDIEIVLEKKDTLNLSVPTYRADVKRPADVVEEIIRIYGLNNIPVSEKMQMNLSFSEKPDIESFRRKTSEFLAGKGFSEMVNNSITQSAYYEKAKSPERKQLVKLLKPSNSELDTLRSNMLFPVLERMAFNLNRKNSRLKFFEFGHTYLQKEKLAFAEEAHLILATTGNIYDESWMQDELKTDLYFLKPIVAYILSYLPQEFKVKPLENNPYYNSGLDYLIEGKSIAQLAVVDNELAEQLFDIDTEVTVADINWTLLCEKLGETKIRFKELPRYPSVRRDLALLLDKEVHFADIEKIAREEGKQLLKAVNLFDIYADKKLGSGKKSYAVSFVFQDKDKTLTDKAIDKTMTKLIKRYETELSAQLRT
- the rny gene encoding ribonuclease Y, producing MTWIITIVVGLVALAAGFFIGKALSQSKARIEEEQAKINAQRITEEAKKDAENILKDKQLEAKEKFFQKKEEYDKYRQEKSRKLEDRERNLKQKEDQVRNLREELKRDKAASDKIKESLSQQLELVNIKREELEKSQGETIKRLEQLSKLSADEAREKMMEVIKEEARSKSISVEKDIVDEAKLKAKKEAKRIVLQTIQRTAAEQTIENCVSVFNLKSDDQKGQIIGREGRNIRALESVTGVEIIVDDTPEAIIISGYNPINREVARLSLQKLVADGRIHPARIEEVVGKTKKLLDEQILEIGERTVIEMGINGLHPELVKQIGRMRFRSSYGQNLLQHSREVANLCATMAAELGLDAKKAKRAGMLHDIGKVPTEESELSHALLGMKWCEKYGEHPEVCNAVGAHHDEVEMTGLLSPIIQACDAISGARPGARREIMESYIQRIKDLENLAKSYDGVQNAYAIQAGRELRVILSSDLMDDKSADLLAYEIAQKIQDEMVYPGQIKITVIREKRAVGYAK
- a CDS encoding T9SS type A sorting domain-containing protein, producing the protein MKRQFIFLILVLLGFSVWAQTFVVDEDSVFKSGYADNEFIIVKNNLETPSDFDTVRIRWERIVEDIPSEWGGTRICDNKICHGKTVGVSPIPAVISGEKKNNIDVYFIPDSTEGEGVVHLRVWNEDNPSNSDTLVFTAKAEGYNIETSTEDKISDNPKIKVYPNPARDFIYLRDLPYNKDVNVEVYNILGRKMLSESFNSGSSATEQRIDINDLQKGIYLVRVFDDQMNIIATHSISKVK
- a CDS encoding TlpA disulfide reductase family protein; protein product: MKPIFILIYFLFIFGISVKAQVKEAFTEKELPSIELKTLTGESVNIRDYVGKGKVTVVNFWATWCGPCKQELNSIAEIYDYWQEDYDMELVAVSIDDSRNTGKVKSMVNGSGWEYIILLDTNRDLQRALNFQMPPYTVLTDQKGKIVSVHSGYKPGDEFILEDKIKALMK